In the Sulfurovum zhangzhouensis genome, one interval contains:
- a CDS encoding DUF167 domain-containing protein: MFYSIKEDHVTLRIKAQPAASKNAFSGIYGEDAIKITIKAPAVEGAANQELVKFLAKSFKVAKSDIVFKSGAQSKIKIIELPVTEKFKEWVEHNGYGTSI; encoded by the coding sequence ATGTTTTATAGTATTAAAGAAGATCATGTTACACTCAGGATCAAGGCTCAGCCCGCAGCTAGCAAGAATGCATTTTCCGGGATCTATGGCGAAGATGCAATCAAGATTACAATCAAAGCACCGGCAGTTGAGGGTGCAGCGAACCAGGAACTGGTAAAATTTTTGGCAAAGAGTTTCAAAGTTGCCAAAAGCGATATTGTTTTTAAGAGTGGAGCACAGAGCAAAATAAAGATTATTGAGCTCCCTGTAACAGAAAAATTTAAAGAGTGGGTGGAACACAATGGCTACGGAACAAGCATTTAA
- the waaA gene encoding lipid IV(A) 3-deoxy-D-manno-octulosonic acid transferase: MEKLFFFLYSSTMAVVYVTALPFLLLFALKQKYRLSIPARFFLWKNSPLKSDGVWFHSCSFGEALAIKPLVSQLPQDALRMTTTTQTGFEVVKHYTDQSRFLPFEPLLFGWLKPQKVLVVMEAEFWYLLFTLAKIRGAKTLLINARMSDRSFPKYYKIRWFYAHIFRSIDEVYAQTQKDKERLELLGAKNVAVIGNIKLAKLTAATKIMQKPSGLIVCGASTHEGEEGLILDAYMKLKAEQNDAKLILVPRHPERFDKVADLIAQVAKYHGLNWHRYSQDEGLDSDIILVDRLGELVNIYAVTDIVILGGAFEPIGGHNAAEAAQFGCKIISGKHYFNQKDIFDAIEGIAVVEAFNLSRRLLQHNLLKPTVIKQRSDISPIVESIQDVL; the protein is encoded by the coding sequence ATGGAGAAACTTTTCTTTTTTCTCTATAGCAGTACTATGGCAGTGGTTTATGTCACTGCTCTGCCTTTTTTACTCCTTTTTGCACTTAAACAAAAGTATCGCCTATCGATACCTGCAAGATTTTTTCTATGGAAGAACAGTCCGTTGAAAAGTGATGGTGTATGGTTCCACTCCTGTAGTTTTGGAGAAGCACTGGCAATTAAACCTTTGGTATCACAGTTGCCTCAAGATGCACTTCGTATGACAACAACGACACAAACAGGTTTTGAAGTAGTAAAACACTATACGGATCAAAGTCGTTTTTTACCCTTTGAGCCGTTACTCTTTGGTTGGTTGAAGCCGCAAAAAGTACTGGTAGTGATGGAGGCAGAATTTTGGTATCTGCTTTTTACTTTGGCAAAAATAAGGGGTGCAAAGACACTCTTGATCAATGCACGTATGAGTGACAGGTCATTTCCAAAGTATTATAAGATACGTTGGTTTTATGCACATATATTTAGATCGATTGATGAAGTATATGCACAAACTCAGAAAGACAAAGAGCGCTTGGAGCTTCTGGGTGCTAAAAATGTGGCAGTGATCGGAAATATAAAGCTGGCAAAACTCACTGCTGCGACTAAAATAATGCAAAAGCCATCGGGGTTGATCGTATGCGGTGCCAGTACGCATGAGGGGGAAGAGGGATTGATACTTGATGCCTATATGAAGCTTAAGGCTGAGCAGAATGATGCCAAGCTTATTTTGGTTCCAAGACATCCCGAACGCTTTGATAAGGTCGCAGATCTTATTGCACAGGTTGCCAAGTATCATGGATTGAATTGGCACCGGTATTCACAAGATGAGGGTCTAGATAGCGATATCATACTTGTTGACAGATTAGGTGAACTGGTGAATATCTATGCAGTAACCGATATTGTGATCCTCGGGGGTGCATTTGAGCCTATCGGAGGTCATAATGCTGCTGAAGCAGCACAGTTTGGCTGTAAGATCATTTCCGGTAAACACTATTTTAATCAAAAAGACATTTTTGATGCAATAGAAGGTATCGCTGTGGTTGAAGCATTTAATCTTTCACGTAGACTTTTGCAGCATAATCTGCTTAAGCCTACAGTGATAAAACAAAGAAGTGATATATCACCGATCGTCGAGAGTATACAAGATGTTTTATAG